The following are encoded in a window of Amycolatopsis solani genomic DNA:
- a CDS encoding trypsin-like serine peptidase: MAIKVLRPAALAAAAVLVLSTGLAVSADTTADDAYAAGSPAPLAAAAPEKAVPAKTVSPVGALFANGSHFCSASVVHSGTGDLVLTAAHCVQDGMSFAPGYHDGVAPLGMWTVTGTAVADGWTSSADPDLDFAFLTVQQAGNPASLESLTGANALGVNRGFDHRITLTGYPDSTDSPVVCDGTTTRSDTYQMQVACPGFPDGTSGGPWVTGGEVIGVIGGYQLGGDTPDVSYSAYFDDDIAKLYATAAG, translated from the coding sequence GTGGCGATCAAGGTTCTCCGGCCGGCCGCGCTGGCCGCGGCGGCGGTGCTGGTGCTGAGCACCGGCTTGGCCGTCAGCGCGGACACGACCGCCGACGACGCCTACGCCGCCGGCTCCCCGGCTCCGCTCGCGGCGGCCGCGCCGGAGAAAGCCGTTCCCGCGAAGACCGTTTCCCCGGTCGGCGCGTTGTTCGCGAACGGCAGCCATTTCTGCTCCGCGAGCGTCGTCCACTCCGGAACCGGCGATCTGGTGCTGACCGCCGCGCACTGCGTCCAGGACGGAATGTCTTTCGCACCCGGTTACCACGACGGCGTGGCGCCGCTGGGAATGTGGACGGTCACCGGAACGGCGGTTGCGGACGGCTGGACTTCGTCGGCCGACCCGGATCTCGATTTCGCGTTCCTGACCGTTCAGCAAGCCGGGAATCCGGCTTCCCTGGAAAGCCTCACCGGCGCGAACGCGCTCGGCGTGAATCGCGGATTCGACCACCGGATCACCCTCACGGGCTACCCCGACAGCACCGATTCCCCCGTCGTTTGCGACGGCACGACCACGCGTTCGGACACCTACCAGATGCAGGTCGCCTGCCCCGGTTTCCCGGACGGCACCAGCGGCGGGCCCTGGGTGACCGGCGGCGAGGTCATCGGCGTCATCGGCGGCTACCAGCTCGGCGGCGACACCCCGGACGTCTCCTACAGCGCCTACTTCGACGACGACATCGCGAAGCTCTACGCCACGGCCGCGGGCTGA
- a CDS encoding TIGR03086 family metal-binding protein — translation MTVRPFRAEIPQSQLDDLQNRLRGALWPDDLPAAYGVTNERVRALAEHWLGEFDWRAFEARLNAYPQFLTEIDGETIHFLHVRSSRPDATPLVLTHGWPGSIAEYLDVIGPLTEPESADEPAFHLVIPSLPGFGFSGPTKSAGWGTHRTAAAWAELMSRLGYESYGAAGNDAGSMISPEIGRLAPEKVVGVHVTQLFSFPSGDPAEMADLSEADQAALAHLQWFYENMFSFNTLHSQQPHTLAFALADSPLGLLAWNAQLFGEHLDADFIVANVALYWLTGTAGSSIRFYYEDAHTTAHPEGPTTVPTALAMFTGDFQSIRRFAERDHANIVSWNAYDTTKTAGGPRDAAGHYAAHEAPEVLVADIRQFFADLRPGTPWPILTQSHEALRAAIEGVTDWSAPTPCAEWTVTQVLQHAAGDQLGYAAFITGQGGPDFDPFSPSGTLDGKPSAFLEPTLTASAGAFATVSPEATAVPTPLPQGALPAPVAVGAAALDAAVHAWDIAMASGQPSPLTEELAASLLPVAKQLAEPLRGFAYAPALPGPANADAASTLLRYLGRNPEWTA, via the coding sequence ATGACCGTCCGCCCCTTCCGCGCCGAGATCCCCCAGTCCCAGCTGGACGACCTGCAGAACCGCCTGCGCGGCGCGCTGTGGCCGGACGACCTGCCCGCCGCGTACGGCGTCACGAACGAGCGGGTCCGCGCACTGGCCGAGCACTGGCTGGGCGAGTTCGACTGGCGGGCCTTCGAGGCGCGGCTCAACGCGTACCCGCAGTTCCTGACGGAGATCGACGGCGAGACCATCCACTTCCTGCACGTCCGGTCGTCGCGGCCGGACGCGACGCCGCTGGTGCTGACGCACGGCTGGCCGGGCTCGATCGCGGAGTACCTGGACGTGATCGGCCCGCTGACCGAACCGGAGTCGGCCGACGAACCGGCGTTCCACCTGGTGATCCCGTCCCTGCCGGGCTTCGGCTTCTCGGGCCCGACGAAGTCGGCGGGCTGGGGCACCCATCGCACGGCGGCGGCGTGGGCGGAGCTGATGAGCCGGCTGGGCTACGAGTCGTACGGCGCGGCGGGCAACGACGCGGGCTCGATGATCTCGCCGGAGATCGGCAGACTGGCGCCGGAGAAGGTCGTCGGCGTGCACGTGACGCAGCTGTTCTCGTTCCCGTCCGGCGACCCGGCGGAGATGGCGGACCTGAGCGAAGCCGACCAGGCCGCGCTCGCGCACCTCCAGTGGTTCTACGAGAACATGTTCTCGTTCAACACGCTGCACAGCCAGCAGCCGCACACGCTGGCGTTCGCGCTGGCGGACTCCCCGCTGGGCCTGCTGGCGTGGAACGCCCAGCTGTTCGGCGAGCACCTGGACGCGGACTTCATCGTGGCGAACGTGGCGCTGTACTGGCTGACGGGCACGGCGGGCTCGTCGATCAGGTTCTACTACGAGGACGCCCACACGACGGCCCACCCGGAGGGCCCCACGACGGTCCCGACGGCCCTGGCGATGTTCACGGGCGACTTCCAGTCGATCCGCCGTTTCGCCGAGCGCGACCACGCGAACATCGTGAGCTGGAACGCCTACGACACAACGAAAACCGCAGGAGGCCCCCGAGACGCGGCCGGCCACTACGCGGCGCACGAAGCCCCGGAGGTCCTGGTGGCGGACATCCGCCAGTTCTTCGCCGACCTGCGCCCCGGAACCCCGTGGCCGATCCTGACCCAGTCCCACGAAGCGCTGCGCGCAGCAATCGAGGGCGTGACGGACTGGTCGGCCCCGACCCCGTGCGCGGAGTGGACCGTGACCCAGGTCCTCCAGCACGCAGCAGGCGACCAACTCGGCTACGCAGCCTTCATCACGGGCCAGGGCGGCCCGGACTTCGACCCGTTCTCCCCCTCGGGCACCCTCGACGGCAAGCCGTCGGCGTTCCTGGAGCCGACCCTGACCGCATCGGCAGGCGCCTTCGCCACGGTGAGCCCGGAGGCAACGGCGGTCCCGACCCCTCTCCCCCAGGGAGCCCTCCCGGCCCCGGTGGCGGTGGGTGCGGCAGCCCTGGACGCAGCAGTCCACGCCTGGGACATCGCAATGGCATCGGGCCAGCCGTCCCCGCTGACCGAGGAACTGGCAGCATCCCTCCTCCCGGTAGCCAAGCAACTGGCCGAACCCCTCCGCGGCTTCGCATACGCCCCAGCCCTGCCCGGCCCCGCCAACGCCGACGCAGCGTCGACCCTCCTGCGCTACCTGGGCCGCAACCCGGAGTGGACTGCCTGA
- a CDS encoding alpha/beta fold hydrolase, with protein sequence MPASVTSRDGTVVGFETLGDGPPMVLVHGTGADHTRWAAVRDRLAQRYRLHLVDRRGRGLSREEAAEYDIRREGEDIAAVAEAAGGDVYLLAHSYGALCALEAVRLTKAVSRLVAYEPPRPEPGGAVVGPDARGRMRAAENPEEILEIFLREALRLAPADVEAMRATPVWPARVAAAPTIPRELDVVEGMVFDERLAGIAIPVRLFAGTESPGYLRLAAQAVADLIPGADVVPLHGQAHQAMDFDPDQFIEAVFAFSPR encoded by the coding sequence ATGCCGGCCTCGGTCACTTCGCGCGACGGGACGGTCGTCGGGTTCGAGACGCTCGGCGACGGGCCCCCGATGGTCCTCGTCCACGGCACCGGCGCGGACCACACCCGCTGGGCGGCGGTCCGCGACCGGCTCGCGCAGCGCTACCGCCTGCACCTCGTCGACCGCCGCGGCCGCGGGCTGAGCCGCGAGGAGGCCGCCGAGTACGACATCCGGCGCGAGGGCGAGGACATCGCCGCCGTGGCCGAAGCCGCCGGGGGAGACGTCTACCTGCTCGCGCACTCCTACGGTGCCCTGTGCGCGCTGGAAGCCGTCCGGCTGACGAAGGCGGTCAGCCGGCTGGTGGCGTACGAGCCGCCGCGGCCCGAGCCGGGTGGCGCCGTCGTCGGGCCGGACGCGCGCGGCCGCATGCGGGCCGCGGAAAACCCGGAGGAAATCCTCGAAATCTTCCTGCGGGAGGCCCTCCGGCTGGCTCCCGCGGACGTCGAAGCGATGCGCGCCACGCCGGTCTGGCCCGCCCGGGTGGCCGCCGCGCCGACGATCCCGCGGGAACTGGACGTCGTCGAGGGCATGGTGTTCGACGAGCGGCTCGCCGGCATCGCGATCCCGGTCCGGTTGTTCGCCGGCACCGAGAGCCCGGGCTACCTCCGGCTGGCCGCCCAGGCGGTCGCGGACCTGATCCCCGGTGCCGACGTCGTGCCGCTGCACGGCCAGGCGCACCAGGCCATGGACTTCGACCCGGACCAGTTCATCGAAGCGGTGTTCGCCTTCAGCCCGCGGTGA
- a CDS encoding TetR/AcrR family transcriptional regulator, which translates to MPEPALPGRRGQAARNDVVILDAARQVFLVDPKAPISHVADRAGVGISALYRRYPSKEVLLCRLCHDGLRTYIAEAEAATGEPDGWAALTGFLTRVVEADVHSLTVHLAGTFTPTAEMGEDARRAGELTRDLVERARETGRLRQDAVAEDLGMILECCAAIRVEDHERTTQLRRRYLALLVEGLAAGGPDLPGPPPRPGEMNGRWRPS; encoded by the coding sequence ATGCCCGAGCCAGCCCTGCCCGGCCGCCGCGGCCAGGCCGCCCGCAACGACGTCGTCATCCTCGATGCCGCCCGCCAGGTCTTCCTCGTCGACCCGAAGGCGCCGATCTCCCACGTCGCCGACCGCGCCGGCGTCGGCATCAGCGCGCTCTACCGGCGGTACCCGAGCAAGGAGGTGCTGCTCTGCCGGCTCTGCCACGACGGACTCCGCACCTACATCGCCGAGGCCGAGGCCGCCACCGGCGAGCCGGACGGCTGGGCCGCGCTGACCGGGTTCCTCACCCGGGTCGTGGAGGCCGACGTGCACTCGCTGACCGTCCACCTCGCCGGCACCTTCACCCCGACCGCCGAGATGGGCGAAGACGCGCGCCGGGCGGGCGAACTGACCCGGGACCTGGTCGAGCGGGCCCGCGAAACCGGACGGCTGCGCCAGGACGCCGTCGCCGAAGACCTCGGCATGATCCTCGAGTGCTGCGCCGCGATCCGCGTCGAGGACCACGAGCGCACCACGCAGTTGCGGCGGCGGTACCTCGCGCTGCTCGTCGAGGGGCTGGCGGCGGGCGGCCCGGATCTGCCGGGCCCGCCACCGCGCCCGGGTGAGATGAACGGGCGCTGGCGGCCGTCCTGA
- a CDS encoding Glu/Leu/Phe/Val dehydrogenase dimerization domain-containing protein: MTALLEVAWTDPVTGCRGYLVIDRLVRGVASGGLRMRRGCSLFEVRGLARGMTLKEGLNYDPAGRYVPLGGAKGGIDFDPYDERARDVVARYLDAMRPLIERYWTMGEDLGLRQDVIDGVLAEIGLLSPVQAVYPLLEDREAAIARLAGAFRIEVGGLGLDELVGGLGVAQATLTGLELLNHTGPRRAMVQGFGSMGGATARFLAEAGLPVVGVSDVRGVVANPGGLDVENLLRHRDRFGGIDRDHLGPGDELLPPEAWLDVPAEVLVPAAISYCVDADNQAKIGAKLVVEAANMPVTADAEELLAARGIPVVPDFVANSATNSWWWWTLFGDVGADAVEAFAKVRGRMSELVTAVFEGAALDGSSLRAAALRLSERNLEAIQARYGEGTNPAAK, translated from the coding sequence GTGACCGCCCTGCTCGAAGTCGCGTGGACCGATCCCGTCACCGGGTGCCGCGGGTACCTGGTCATCGACCGGCTCGTGCGGGGTGTCGCCAGCGGCGGGCTCCGGATGCGCCGCGGCTGCAGCCTCTTCGAAGTCCGCGGCCTCGCCCGGGGCATGACGCTCAAAGAGGGCCTCAACTACGACCCCGCCGGCCGGTACGTCCCCCTCGGCGGGGCCAAGGGCGGCATCGACTTCGACCCGTACGACGAGCGCGCCCGCGATGTCGTCGCCCGCTACCTCGACGCCATGCGGCCGCTGATCGAGCGGTACTGGACGATGGGCGAAGACCTCGGCCTGCGCCAGGACGTCATCGACGGTGTGCTCGCCGAGATCGGGCTGCTCAGTCCCGTCCAGGCCGTCTACCCGCTGCTCGAAGACCGCGAAGCCGCGATCGCCCGGCTCGCCGGCGCCTTCCGGATCGAGGTCGGCGGGCTGGGGCTCGACGAGCTGGTCGGCGGCCTCGGCGTCGCGCAGGCCACGCTGACCGGGCTCGAACTCCTGAACCACACCGGACCGCGTCGCGCCATGGTCCAGGGCTTCGGGTCGATGGGCGGGGCCACCGCGCGGTTCCTCGCCGAGGCCGGGCTGCCGGTCGTCGGGGTCTCGGACGTCCGCGGGGTCGTCGCCAACCCCGGCGGGCTCGACGTCGAGAACCTGCTGCGGCACCGTGACCGCTTCGGCGGGATCGACCGCGACCACCTCGGGCCCGGCGATGAGCTCCTGCCGCCGGAAGCGTGGCTGGACGTGCCCGCCGAGGTGCTCGTGCCGGCCGCGATCTCCTACTGCGTCGACGCCGACAACCAGGCCAAGATCGGCGCGAAGCTCGTCGTCGAAGCCGCGAACATGCCGGTCACCGCGGACGCCGAAGAACTACTGGCCGCCCGGGGCATCCCGGTGGTCCCGGACTTCGTGGCCAACTCGGCCACCAACTCCTGGTGGTGGTGGACACTCTTCGGCGACGTCGGCGCGGACGCCGTCGAGGCCTTCGCGAAGGTCCGCGGCCGCATGAGCGAGCTGGTCACCGCCGTGTTCGAGGGCGCCGCCCTGGACGGTTCGAGCCTGCGCGCCGCCGCCTTGCGGCTTTCCGAACGGAATCTCGAGGCCATCCAGGCCCGGTACGGCGAGGGAACGAATCCGGCCGCCAAGTAG
- a CDS encoding DUF11 domain-containing protein, whose translation MAALATAFIAMAPAAQAAEPSSAVEVSTTSVVPGQTFTITQTIHNDRDFTVTFAKGAIYGNPTAITDVVDVVSCTNTTEVGCFQAGSSYRAAFGDLAAGGTKTTVWTLRVKDTAAPGSFTLQHQFVGDNYAFETLDGPVITVGQPSSQADVKVALAATGHGGLNARIDYTVTVTNTGPGAATGIRVVATYPPGLSFGSGTGCARVGTTRTVNCDVASLASGASATTKFSANGGLLALGSYTTTAQRTASSPSDPNPANDSASKTCSALTGLIVTC comes from the coding sequence GTGGCCGCACTGGCCACGGCGTTTATCGCGATGGCGCCCGCCGCGCAGGCGGCCGAACCCTCGAGCGCTGTCGAAGTCAGCACCACCAGCGTGGTGCCGGGACAGACCTTCACCATCACGCAAACCATTCACAACGACCGCGATTTCACCGTGACTTTCGCCAAGGGTGCCATTTACGGAAACCCGACCGCGATCACCGACGTCGTCGACGTCGTCTCCTGCACCAACACGACCGAGGTCGGCTGCTTCCAGGCCGGCAGCAGCTACCGCGCCGCGTTCGGCGACCTCGCGGCGGGCGGCACGAAGACCACGGTGTGGACCCTGCGCGTCAAGGACACCGCGGCGCCCGGGTCGTTCACGCTGCAGCACCAGTTCGTCGGCGACAACTACGCCTTCGAGACCCTGGACGGCCCGGTCATCACCGTCGGCCAGCCGTCGAGCCAGGCCGACGTCAAGGTCGCGCTCGCCGCGACCGGCCACGGCGGGCTGAACGCGCGCATCGACTACACCGTGACCGTGACGAACACCGGCCCGGGCGCCGCGACCGGGATCCGCGTCGTGGCCACGTACCCGCCGGGCCTGTCCTTCGGCAGCGGCACCGGCTGCGCCCGGGTCGGCACGACGAGGACCGTGAACTGCGACGTCGCTTCGCTGGCCAGCGGTGCTTCGGCGACGACGAAGTTCTCGGCCAACGGCGGCCTGCTCGCGCTCGGCTCGTACACCACGACCGCGCAGCGGACGGCGAGCTCGCCGTCGGATCCCAACCCCGCCAACGACAGCGCGTCGAAGACGTGCTCGGCGCTCACCGGGCTCATCGTGACCTGCTGA
- a CDS encoding ATP-binding protein codes for MTRSEPFVGRAGAAADLRAWLAAAAGGTGALVLVGGPAGIGKSRLVEAVTDREAVWGRCVDDPGAPPLWPWRRVLQALPEAGAEVSRALADLDDRDGADLVAARFRFVAVAADALVAAAGAAGLVVVLEDVHWADEASLRLLRHLAGEIRRSRLAVVATYRDNGSAGPLFEALPDLLGRPGTESLRLDPLTEPDVRVYLAEVGRAAVDARDALRRSGGNPLYLKAVARSSATGGGEAELRHLVRTTVAGLDDDARELLAIASVLGEEVDAHVVAEVAGRPADDVVPALDRAVRSGVLLPAEAGSRRFAHAVVRDGIYADLDQGVREDLHARTAAALEHRADPGVVAGHWLRSAATPDALARAAAWAETAARDATRSLAFTEAARFLSLALDCHRRTGLRDGLAALLVDLATAEYRAGRFARSFGHAREAAGLTADPALAAAAALVVRDTSAPDLLPGMAELTASALAMLGADADPAVRAKLLAQSAAVAADYGRATEAVETADEAMALAELSGDQEARLDAVRARLKIRPTELPLAERLRLGSLAVSLGGTGRPLVALWGHKWRLDAAFEVGTVPVVDAELSAISALAATTRLPLVRWHELRLRASVAAYRGAFAEARAQNRLASELAAAELAEDRSAAGMSFAFAQQLADVVGDPAELPAGYDELLAIAPPLPITIVSRPLCALIDGRHDEARAGYDALRPRLRDPDFIGQSPGIGPNLLPLLEAFEDVETAEWLAKQLAGAPPVGSAGAGTFCSDCSSSWSARLAALLGRYDEAVPLFEEAIAWDARLGARPYVVHNRVRLAAGLVVLGDLPRAETAARQAAEEARRLGMRGWLTRATAVLDRARTAADPLTGREREIAALVAGALSNRQIAHRLVLSERTVESHVSSVLAKLGLANRTEVAAWAHRRGLTAG; via the coding sequence GTGACGCGCAGCGAGCCGTTCGTCGGGCGGGCTGGTGCCGCGGCCGACCTGCGCGCGTGGCTCGCGGCGGCGGCCGGGGGCACCGGCGCGCTGGTGCTCGTCGGCGGCCCGGCGGGGATCGGCAAGTCCCGCTTGGTCGAGGCGGTGACGGACCGCGAAGCCGTCTGGGGCCGGTGCGTCGACGACCCGGGCGCGCCGCCGCTGTGGCCGTGGCGCCGGGTGCTCCAGGCCCTGCCGGAGGCGGGCGCCGAGGTCTCCCGCGCGCTGGCCGACCTGGACGACCGCGACGGCGCCGACCTGGTCGCGGCCCGGTTCCGGTTCGTCGCGGTGGCCGCCGACGCGCTGGTCGCCGCGGCCGGGGCGGCCGGTCTCGTCGTCGTCCTCGAAGACGTCCACTGGGCCGACGAAGCCTCGCTGCGGCTGCTGCGGCACCTGGCCGGGGAGATCCGCCGGTCGCGCCTGGCCGTCGTCGCCACCTACCGGGACAACGGGTCGGCCGGCCCGCTTTTCGAAGCCCTGCCCGACCTGCTCGGCCGGCCGGGGACGGAGAGCCTGCGCCTGGACCCGCTGACCGAGCCCGACGTCCGGGTCTACCTCGCCGAGGTCGGCCGGGCCGCTGTCGACGCCCGCGACGCGCTGCGGCGCTCGGGCGGGAACCCGCTCTACCTCAAGGCGGTCGCCCGCTCCTCGGCGACCGGCGGCGGCGAGGCGGAGCTGCGGCACCTCGTCCGCACCACCGTCGCGGGGCTCGACGACGACGCGCGTGAGCTGCTGGCGATCGCTTCGGTGCTCGGCGAGGAGGTCGACGCGCACGTCGTCGCCGAGGTCGCCGGGCGGCCGGCGGACGACGTCGTCCCGGCGCTCGACCGGGCCGTGCGCTCCGGGGTGCTGCTGCCCGCCGAGGCCGGGTCCCGGCGGTTCGCCCACGCCGTCGTGCGCGACGGGATCTACGCCGACCTCGACCAGGGCGTCCGCGAGGACCTGCACGCCCGGACGGCGGCCGCGCTGGAACACCGGGCCGATCCCGGCGTCGTGGCCGGGCACTGGCTGCGTTCGGCGGCGACGCCGGACGCGCTGGCCCGAGCGGCGGCTTGGGCCGAAACAGCGGCCCGGGACGCAACCCGCTCGCTCGCCTTCACCGAGGCCGCGCGGTTCCTGTCCCTCGCGCTCGACTGCCACCGCCGCACGGGCCTGCGCGACGGGCTCGCCGCCCTGCTCGTCGACCTCGCCACCGCGGAGTACCGCGCGGGCCGCTTCGCGCGCAGCTTCGGCCACGCGCGCGAGGCCGCCGGGCTGACGGCCGACCCGGCGCTGGCCGCCGCCGCGGCACTCGTCGTCCGGGACACGTCGGCGCCCGACCTGCTGCCCGGGATGGCCGAGCTCACGGCGTCCGCGCTGGCGATGCTCGGCGCCGACGCGGACCCGGCGGTGCGGGCGAAACTGCTCGCGCAGTCCGCGGCCGTGGCGGCCGACTACGGGCGGGCGACCGAAGCCGTCGAGACCGCCGACGAGGCGATGGCCCTCGCGGAGCTTTCCGGCGACCAGGAGGCGCGGCTCGACGCCGTCCGCGCCCGGCTGAAGATCCGCCCGACGGAGCTGCCGCTGGCCGAGCGGCTGCGGCTCGGCTCGCTCGCGGTGTCCCTGGGCGGCACCGGACGGCCGCTCGTGGCGCTGTGGGGCCACAAGTGGCGGCTCGACGCGGCGTTCGAGGTCGGCACCGTGCCCGTCGTGGACGCCGAGCTGAGCGCGATCTCCGCGCTGGCCGCGACGACCCGGCTGCCGCTGGTCCGCTGGCACGAACTGCGGCTGCGGGCGTCGGTGGCGGCCTACCGCGGCGCGTTCGCCGAGGCCCGCGCGCAGAACCGGCTCGCGAGCGAGCTCGCGGCGGCGGAACTGGCCGAAGACCGGTCCGCGGCCGGGATGTCCTTCGCGTTCGCGCAGCAGCTCGCCGACGTGGTCGGCGACCCGGCCGAGCTGCCCGCCGGGTACGACGAGCTGCTGGCGATCGCGCCGCCGCTGCCGATCACGATCGTCTCCCGCCCGCTCTGCGCCCTGATCGACGGCCGGCACGACGAAGCGCGGGCCGGGTACGACGCCCTGCGCCCGCGCCTGCGCGACCCCGACTTCATCGGCCAGTCCCCCGGAATCGGGCCGAACCTGCTGCCGCTGCTCGAAGCGTTCGAGGACGTCGAGACGGCGGAGTGGCTCGCCAAGCAGCTCGCCGGGGCGCCGCCGGTCGGCTCGGCCGGCGCGGGCACCTTCTGCAGCGACTGCTCCAGCAGCTGGTCCGCCCGCCTGGCTGCGCTGCTGGGGCGGTACGACGAAGCCGTGCCGCTGTTCGAGGAAGCGATCGCGTGGGACGCGCGGCTCGGCGCCCGGCCCTACGTCGTGCACAACCGCGTCCGGCTGGCGGCCGGGCTCGTCGTCCTCGGCGACCTCCCGCGCGCGGAAACCGCGGCCCGGCAGGCGGCGGAGGAAGCCCGGCGGCTCGGGATGCGGGGCTGGCTGACCCGGGCGACGGCGGTGCTGGACCGGGCGCGGACCGCGGCCGACCCGCTGACCGGCCGCGAACGGGAGATCGCGGCGCTCGTCGCCGGCGCGCTGAGCAACCGGCAGATCGCGCACCGGCTGGTGCTTTCCGAGCGCACGGTGGAAAGCCACGTCTCGAGCGTCCTGGCCAAGCTGGGCCTGGCCAACCGGACCGAGGTGGCGGCGTGGGCGCACCGCCGGGGGCTCACCGCGGGCTGA
- a CDS encoding LLM class flavin-dependent oxidoreductase, which translates to MKLGIYSFGDRAPDPQTGAQPSVAETLANTLERIKLADELGLGFYGLGEHHLDQYAISNPGTVLAAAASVTNQITLSSAVTVLSTEDPVRLYQQFTTLDQLSHGRAELLAGRGSFTESFPLFGNDLGDYDELFEEKLALLLRIDREDPLTWSGKFRPPLENARILPRPYGRRLRISVGTGGNPESSIRAGLLGLPVVYAVIGGRPERFAPLVDLYRQAGEAGEHQREDLHVTMGAIGFLAPNSQDAKETFYPYWLETMKYGARARGWAVPTRAEYDQYAAGAQALFVGSPPEIAERLIEVGKLTGADRYAMQMDWSGVPHAEVMKAIELLGTEVLPLVEKEF; encoded by the coding sequence ATGAAACTCGGCATCTACAGCTTCGGCGACCGCGCGCCGGACCCGCAGACCGGCGCGCAGCCGTCCGTCGCGGAGACGCTGGCCAACACCCTCGAGCGGATCAAACTCGCCGACGAGCTGGGCCTCGGCTTCTACGGCCTCGGCGAGCACCACCTCGACCAGTACGCGATCTCGAACCCGGGCACCGTGCTGGCCGCCGCGGCGAGCGTCACGAACCAGATCACGCTGAGCTCCGCGGTGACCGTCCTGAGCACCGAGGACCCGGTCCGCCTCTACCAGCAGTTCACCACGCTCGACCAGCTCAGCCACGGCCGCGCCGAGCTGCTCGCCGGGCGCGGGTCGTTCACCGAGTCGTTCCCGCTGTTCGGCAACGACCTCGGCGACTACGACGAGCTCTTCGAAGAGAAGCTCGCGCTGCTGCTGCGCATCGACCGCGAGGACCCGCTGACCTGGTCCGGCAAGTTCCGCCCGCCGCTGGAGAACGCGCGGATCCTGCCCCGCCCGTACGGCAGGCGCCTGCGCATCTCGGTCGGCACCGGCGGCAACCCCGAGTCGTCGATCCGCGCCGGGCTGCTCGGCCTGCCCGTGGTGTACGCCGTGATCGGCGGCCGTCCCGAGCGCTTCGCTCCGCTCGTCGACCTCTACCGCCAGGCCGGTGAGGCCGGGGAGCACCAGCGCGAAGACCTGCACGTCACCATGGGCGCGATCGGCTTCCTCGCGCCGAATTCGCAGGACGCCAAGGAAACGTTCTACCCGTACTGGCTCGAAACGATGAAGTACGGCGCCCGCGCCCGCGGCTGGGCGGTCCCGACCCGCGCCGAGTACGACCAGTACGCCGCCGGCGCGCAGGCGTTGTTCGTCGGCAGCCCGCCGGAGATCGCCGAGCGGCTGATCGAGGTCGGCAAGCTGACCGGCGCGGACCGCTACGCGATGCAGATGGACTGGTCCGGCGTCCCGCACGCCGAGGTCATGAAGGCCATCGAGCTGCTCGGCACCGAGGTGCTCCCGTTGGTGGAAAAGGAGTTCTAG
- a CDS encoding TetR/AcrR family transcriptional regulator, which yields MMRKAVAVRREEIVVAALQKIRDRGIAGVRAADIAKALDISTALIFYHFGTLEALIIEAFRQATETALATLRDELARGGPADTRLHAVLTLYGPTNPGHNWQLWIEAQAAAMRDHELRAVLQRLDQRWRDAVVTLITEGVKTGVFRCEDPRGAAWRLTSLLDGLAVQVVAQTGSVTADDCARWVGQAVEKELK from the coding sequence ATGATGCGCAAGGCGGTCGCCGTCCGGCGGGAGGAGATCGTCGTCGCCGCGCTCCAAAAAATCCGCGACCGCGGCATCGCCGGCGTCCGAGCCGCCGACATAGCCAAAGCCCTCGACATCAGCACCGCGCTGATCTTCTACCACTTCGGCACCCTCGAAGCCCTCATCATCGAAGCCTTCCGCCAAGCCACCGAGACCGCCCTCGCCACCCTCCGCGACGAACTCGCCCGCGGCGGCCCCGCCGACACCCGGCTCCACGCCGTCCTCACGCTCTACGGCCCCACGAACCCCGGCCACAACTGGCAGCTCTGGATCGAAGCGCAAGCCGCCGCTATGCGGGACCACGAACTCCGGGCCGTCCTCCAACGCCTCGACCAACGGTGGCGGGACGCCGTGGTCACCCTCATCACCGAGGGTGTCAAAACCGGCGTCTTCCGGTGCGAAGACCCGCGCGGAGCCGCCTGGCGGCTGACTTCCTTACTCGATGGCCTGGCCGTCCAAGTCGTCGCACAGACCGGGTCCGTCACCGCCGACGACTGCGCGCGGTGGGTCGGGCAGGCCGTCGAAAAAGAGCTCAAGTGA
- a CDS encoding YceI family protein has protein sequence MSPRTAPALRAGTWTVRTATASFEVRNFGFNRVRGTIPVRAGSVEVTGGGVTAVRAELDLGALDTENPRRDADLRKPNLLDSGAHPDLTFTATGVRRDGDGWEVTGELRLRGTSCPLTLTAGPLDGTRVRATGTLDRAPLGMRVPRAVIGRYVRIAVEADLEPPS, from the coding sequence ATGAGCCCGCGCACCGCCCCCGCGCTGCGGGCCGGGACGTGGACCGTCCGCACCGCGACGGCGTCGTTCGAGGTCCGCAACTTCGGGTTCAACCGGGTCCGCGGCACGATCCCGGTCCGCGCCGGCAGCGTCGAGGTGACCGGCGGTGGGGTGACCGCCGTCCGCGCGGAGCTCGACCTCGGCGCGCTGGACACGGAGAACCCCCGCCGTGACGCCGATCTGCGCAAGCCGAACCTGCTCGACAGCGGTGCCCACCCGGACCTGACGTTCACCGCCACCGGCGTCCGGCGCGACGGCGACGGCTGGGAGGTGACCGGCGAACTCCGGCTGCGGGGGACGTCGTGCCCGCTGACGCTGACCGCCGGGCCGCTCGACGGGACCCGGGTGCGCGCGACGGGGACGCTCGACCGCGCCCCGCTCGGCATGCGGGTGCCGCGCGCGGTGATCGGCCGGTACGTCCGGATCGCCGTCGAAGCGGACCTCGAACCGCCTAGCTGA